A single region of the Pseudomonas granadensis genome encodes:
- a CDS encoding polysaccharide pyruvyl transferase family protein, whose amino-acid sequence MNVTILHGYSASNSGDGLLVDLAIALVQRNFGEDTAISVVASDPDSFNYLPHPRFDAPVMAAKGLGRVKQAVFLNQSYAGLADLLKKTDLIVGVGGGYMRSKSAFEHIKLKIGHAKQLETAILSKVPSVYLPQSIGPFHGESSKIVEHYASADAVFVRDNRSSAIFDACENVYRAPDLAVQSLASKILQQPKFTRCAASPATVCVVLRKPPEWSKEKKVAYVANLKLLLQRLRNKSKVVCAVQSAVRGNDDGAFYRELGITEDLLSLKATIAKYQPDLVISVRLHGAIESLLSGVPAYHISYERKGFGAYQDMGVEDWVINGGDIDVDTIINTVYAPNALADFGKRLTDTCREIEAKSVAMDEIIKGVVR is encoded by the coding sequence ATGAACGTAACGATTTTGCACGGCTACAGCGCCTCCAACTCCGGTGACGGTTTGCTCGTCGACCTGGCGATTGCCCTGGTGCAGCGCAACTTTGGCGAAGACACCGCGATCAGCGTCGTCGCTTCCGACCCGGACTCCTTCAACTACTTGCCGCACCCGCGCTTCGACGCACCGGTGATGGCGGCCAAAGGGCTGGGCCGGGTCAAGCAGGCTGTGTTTCTCAACCAGTCCTACGCCGGGCTCGCGGACCTGTTGAAAAAGACCGACCTGATCGTCGGCGTCGGTGGCGGATACATGCGCTCGAAAAGCGCCTTCGAACACATCAAGTTGAAGATTGGCCACGCCAAGCAACTGGAAACCGCGATTCTCAGCAAGGTGCCGTCGGTGTACCTGCCGCAGAGCATCGGCCCGTTCCACGGCGAAAGCAGCAAGATCGTCGAGCACTACGCGAGTGCCGACGCGGTGTTCGTCCGTGACAATCGTTCCTCGGCAATTTTCGATGCCTGCGAAAACGTCTACCGCGCGCCGGATCTGGCGGTGCAGTCGCTGGCCAGCAAGATTCTCCAGCAGCCCAAGTTCACCCGTTGCGCCGCGTCGCCAGCCACGGTGTGCGTGGTGCTGCGCAAGCCGCCGGAGTGGAGCAAAGAGAAAAAAGTCGCTTACGTCGCCAATCTGAAATTGCTCCTGCAACGCCTGAGGAACAAAAGCAAAGTGGTCTGTGCCGTGCAAAGCGCGGTGCGCGGCAACGATGACGGTGCGTTCTATCGCGAACTGGGCATCACTGAAGACCTGCTGTCGCTGAAAGCCACAATCGCCAAATACCAACCGGACCTGGTGATTTCCGTACGTCTGCACGGCGCCATCGAATCGCTGCTGTCCGGCGTGCCGGCCTACCACATCAGCTACGAGCGCAAAGGCTTTGGCGCCTATCAGGACATGGGTGTCGAAGACTGGGTGATCAATGGCGGCGACATCGACGTCGACACCATCATCAATACGGTTTACGCGCCGAATGCCTTGGCCGATTTCGGCAAACGCCTGACCGACACCTGCCGCGAGATCGAGGCAAAATCCGTGGCCATGGACGAGATCATCAAGGGTGTCGTTCGATGA
- a CDS encoding glycosyltransferase, whose amino-acid sequence MKKILHVAETIKGGVATVIRTISASPEGDAANYELVYLVPEDQEKELHGIAPPQIRTFARTGRNVPSLLRFAWRLSQVLIKEKPDVVHLHSTFSGVIGRCVCVLLRPWRKPQIVYCPHAFSFLMESSPTKQKVYAWIERVLQKVTDVIICVSQYELDKAARFGIERKRMKLIYNGIHHKDDAPKAAGTEPIHLLFVGRLDYQKGFDVLLKAFAKVQRKDLKLTVVGSAVNEDSVDCPPMDSVEYLPWVTPSEVQALYQKADALIVPSRWEGFAMVPLEGMAMGLPVIASNCTSLPELVTNEVSGYVFPSGDHQALADVLTIIQKPRLLDLGNEGRSIVRERFSAALMIRQTYDLYRAPTY is encoded by the coding sequence GTGAAGAAAATACTGCACGTGGCAGAGACGATCAAAGGTGGCGTCGCGACGGTAATCCGCACGATTTCGGCTTCCCCCGAAGGCGACGCGGCAAACTACGAGCTGGTGTATCTGGTCCCCGAGGATCAGGAAAAGGAACTGCACGGCATCGCGCCGCCGCAGATTCGCACCTTCGCCCGCACCGGTCGCAATGTGCCGTCGCTGTTGCGTTTCGCTTGGCGGCTGAGCCAGGTACTGATCAAGGAAAAGCCCGATGTGGTGCATCTGCACAGCACGTTTTCCGGAGTGATCGGGCGCTGTGTCTGCGTGCTGTTGCGACCGTGGCGCAAGCCGCAGATCGTCTATTGCCCGCACGCGTTTTCGTTTCTGATGGAAAGCTCGCCGACCAAGCAGAAGGTCTATGCGTGGATCGAACGGGTGCTGCAAAAAGTCACCGACGTGATCATCTGCGTCAGCCAGTACGAGCTCGACAAAGCCGCGCGGTTCGGCATCGAGCGCAAGCGCATGAAGCTGATCTACAACGGTATCCATCACAAGGATGACGCGCCGAAAGCTGCGGGAACCGAGCCGATCCATCTGCTGTTCGTCGGCCGTCTCGATTATCAAAAAGGCTTCGACGTGCTGCTCAAGGCCTTCGCCAAAGTCCAGCGCAAGGACCTCAAACTGACGGTGGTCGGCAGTGCGGTGAACGAGGATTCGGTGGATTGCCCGCCGATGGACTCGGTCGAATACCTGCCGTGGGTAACGCCCAGCGAAGTGCAGGCGCTGTATCAGAAAGCCGATGCGCTGATCGTGCCCAGTCGCTGGGAAGGTTTCGCCATGGTGCCACTGGAAGGCATGGCCATGGGTTTGCCGGTGATTGCCAGCAACTGCACCTCGCTGCCGGAACTGGTCACCAACGAAGTGTCCGGCTACGTCTTCCCCAGCGGCGACCACCAGGCACTCGCCGATGTGCTGACGATCATCCAGAAACCGCGCCTGCTCGACCTCGGCAACGAAGGCCGGAGCATCGTCCGCGAGCGTTTCAGCGCCGCGTTGATGATTCGCCAGACCTACGACCTGTATCGCGCTCCCACTTATTAA
- a CDS encoding polysaccharide biosynthesis tyrosine autokinase: MQLPSVIGTRDNDQDSIDLLGIFGSLIDQKWLIGALTGAFMVAGVAYAVLATPVYLANALVQVEPKKNDMLGFSDLNSMLGGQSPSVTEIGIIKSRAVIGKTVDDLRLDIDVTPKTFPMIGGFLARRYRGETESSVAAPRFGLNSYAWGGERLEFARLNLPKELLGKKLTLIAGEQQRFQLFDDNDNLLVEGRAGEAFAQDDVEGLITQLSANPGTNFEVVRNPRIVTIQGYQDALDISEQGKESGIIRLALASSDAAEAVKILNKIAALYVEQNVRRTSAEAAQSLAFLQSQLPQVKRDLAKASDALNAYQTHGKTVNISLETQSVLGQSVALETRISELKMQQAELDRKFTKQHPVYRALMSQIGELTQQQKSLEGKVQDLPATQQELLNLTRDVEVASQIYTQLLNKSQELDIVRAGAVGNVRLVDTADVDLTSPVKPKKPLIVLIATFLGAFVGVALVLLRKSLSRGLEGPEAIEQLGLPVYASIPYSALQEEEDGRKGRARDGVDKPAYLLALRNPTDLSIESIRSLRTCLHFAGLDSTNNRIMISGPSPQVGKTFVSSNLAAVMALSGQRVVLIDADMRKGHLHKTLNTPITNGLSDLLVKRCSIDEAIHTVEVDNLHFISRGQVPPNPSELLMHANFRDLLAELSERYDLVIIDTPPLLAVTDAAIVGREAGISLIVTRFGVNPAKEIELTIRRFAQNGIELKGAVFNGVEKRAASYYGNGGYGYYNYEYASDKS; this comes from the coding sequence ATGCAGTTACCGTCAGTAATCGGCACCCGTGACAATGATCAAGACAGTATTGATCTGCTCGGCATATTCGGCAGCCTGATTGATCAGAAGTGGTTGATCGGCGCATTGACCGGCGCCTTCATGGTCGCCGGCGTGGCTTATGCAGTGTTGGCCACGCCTGTGTACCTGGCGAATGCGCTGGTGCAGGTCGAGCCGAAAAAGAACGACATGCTCGGTTTCTCCGACCTCAACAGCATGCTCGGCGGGCAATCGCCGTCGGTGACCGAAATCGGCATCATCAAATCCCGCGCGGTGATCGGCAAAACCGTCGACGACCTGCGTCTGGACATTGATGTCACGCCGAAAACATTCCCGATGATTGGCGGTTTTCTCGCCCGCCGTTATCGCGGCGAAACCGAGTCCAGCGTCGCCGCGCCGCGCTTCGGCCTGAACAGTTACGCCTGGGGCGGCGAGCGTCTGGAATTCGCCCGGCTCAATCTGCCCAAGGAATTGCTCGGCAAGAAACTCACGCTGATTGCCGGCGAGCAGCAACGCTTCCAGCTGTTCGATGACAACGACAACCTGCTGGTCGAAGGCCGCGCCGGCGAAGCGTTCGCTCAGGACGACGTCGAAGGCCTGATCACGCAGTTGTCGGCCAATCCCGGTACGAACTTCGAAGTGGTGCGCAATCCGCGGATCGTGACCATTCAGGGCTATCAGGACGCGCTGGATATTTCCGAGCAGGGCAAGGAGTCGGGGATCATCCGCTTGGCACTGGCCAGTTCTGACGCGGCGGAAGCGGTGAAGATCCTCAACAAGATCGCCGCGCTGTACGTGGAGCAGAATGTGCGGCGGACTTCGGCGGAAGCGGCGCAGAGTCTGGCGTTTCTGCAGAGTCAGTTGCCGCAGGTCAAGCGTGATCTGGCCAAGGCCAGCGATGCGCTGAACGCCTACCAGACCCACGGCAAGACCGTGAACATCTCGCTGGAAACCCAGTCGGTGCTGGGCCAGTCGGTGGCGCTGGAAACGCGGATCTCCGAGCTGAAAATGCAGCAGGCGGAACTGGACCGCAAGTTCACCAAACAGCATCCGGTCTATCGCGCCTTGATGAGCCAGATCGGTGAGTTGACCCAGCAACAGAAATCGCTGGAAGGCAAAGTCCAGGACTTGCCGGCGACCCAGCAGGAGCTGCTCAACCTGACCCGCGACGTCGAAGTCGCCTCGCAGATCTACACGCAGTTACTCAACAAATCCCAGGAACTGGACATCGTCCGCGCCGGTGCGGTCGGTAACGTGCGCCTGGTCGACACCGCCGATGTCGACCTGACCAGCCCGGTCAAACCGAAGAAGCCGCTGATCGTGCTGATCGCCACGTTCCTTGGTGCCTTCGTCGGCGTGGCGCTGGTGCTGCTGCGCAAATCCCTCAGCCGAGGGCTGGAAGGTCCGGAGGCGATCGAGCAACTGGGTTTGCCGGTGTACGCGTCGATTCCTTATAGCGCGTTGCAGGAGGAAGAAGACGGCCGAAAAGGGCGGGCCCGCGACGGCGTCGACAAGCCGGCGTACCTGCTGGCGTTGCGCAACCCGACCGACCTGTCGATCGAGTCGATTCGCAGCCTGCGAACCTGCCTGCACTTCGCCGGGCTCGATTCGACCAACAACCGCATCATGATTTCCGGGCCGAGCCCGCAGGTCGGCAAGACCTTCGTCTCGTCCAATCTCGCGGCGGTCATGGCCTTGAGCGGCCAGCGCGTGGTGCTGATCGACGCCGACATGCGCAAAGGTCACCTGCACAAAACCCTCAACACGCCGATCACCAACGGCCTGTCCGACCTGCTGGTCAAGCGCTGCAGCATCGATGAGGCGATCCACACCGTCGAAGTCGACAACCTGCATTTCATCAGTCGCGGCCAAGTGCCGCCGAATCCTTCCGAGCTGCTGATGCACGCGAATTTCCGCGACCTGCTGGCCGAGCTCAGCGAGCGCTATGACCTGGTGATCATCGATACGCCGCCGCTGCTGGCGGTTACCGATGCGGCGATTGTCGGCCGTGAAGCCGGGATCAGCCTGATCGTCACGCGCTTCGGGGTGAACCCGGCGAAGGAAATCGAACTGACCATCCGCCGTTTCGCGCAGAACGGCATCGAGCTCAAGGGTGCGGTGTTCAACGGCGTCGAGAAGCGTGCCGCCAGCTACTACGGCAACGGTGGCTACGGCTATTACAACTACGAATACGCGTCCGACAAATCCTGA
- a CDS encoding low molecular weight protein-tyrosine-phosphatase, giving the protein MFKKILVVCVGNICRSPTAELLLRNALGSSAISVASAGLSARVGEGVEASARQVLEEHGHSAESFKARQLTADIVNDSDLILVMEKQHVNQVLKIASHARGKVFLLGKWQSEREIHDPYRQGKAAFIHAHALIEDAVSSWAKRLGQ; this is encoded by the coding sequence TTGTTCAAAAAGATCCTCGTTGTCTGCGTGGGCAATATTTGCCGTAGTCCGACGGCAGAACTGTTGTTGCGCAATGCGCTGGGTTCCTCGGCCATCAGTGTGGCCTCCGCCGGCCTCTCGGCACGGGTTGGCGAGGGCGTCGAGGCGTCTGCGCGTCAGGTTCTCGAAGAACACGGGCACAGCGCCGAGAGTTTCAAGGCGCGGCAACTGACTGCGGATATCGTCAATGACTCGGACCTGATCCTGGTCATGGAGAAACAGCACGTCAATCAAGTACTGAAGATTGCCTCGCACGCCCGAGGCAAAGTGTTTTTGCTTGGCAAGTGGCAGAGCGAACGCGAAATACACGATCCGTATCGTCAAGGCAAGGCCGCTTTTATTCATGCCCACGCATTGATTGAAGACGCAGTTAGTTCATGGGCAAAGCGCCTCGGGCAATGA